The Carnobacterium mobile DSM 4848 genome includes a window with the following:
- a CDS encoding phosphate/phosphite/phosphonate ABC transporter substrate-binding protein, translating into MKNMKKMVLFGLSLALTATLAACGGGSDSGDGTQTDEGYVPKTLKVQFVPSQAAETLEAKAKPLEDLLEAELDIPVEVSVSTDYNTIIEAMSSEQIDIGFLPPNAYVLAHEQSDAKVLLQAQRYGVEQPGGKPTDSLVDSYKSMIVVKTGSDIKTLEDLKGKTIATQDVTSSAGYVWPAAEMKKAGVDIENSDITTVQVKGHDQAILSVLNGDVDAAFVFEDARNNVVKDVPDIFEKVEPMYITEPIPNDTITARADMSEEWNKKIQDAFIAIGKSEKGKQIISDVYSHEGYVVSDDKNFDIVREYAEEVGQ; encoded by the coding sequence ATGAAGAACATGAAAAAGATGGTTTTATTTGGTTTAAGTTTAGCCTTGACTGCGACTTTAGCGGCTTGTGGCGGAGGATCGGACAGCGGTGATGGTACGCAAACGGACGAAGGATATGTGCCAAAAACATTAAAAGTTCAATTTGTTCCTTCTCAGGCAGCAGAAACACTTGAAGCCAAAGCAAAACCGTTAGAAGATTTACTAGAAGCTGAATTGGATATTCCAGTTGAAGTAAGTGTTTCTACTGATTACAATACTATTATTGAAGCAATGTCTTCAGAACAAATCGATATTGGATTCTTACCTCCAAATGCTTATGTATTAGCTCACGAACAAAGTGACGCAAAAGTATTGTTGCAAGCTCAACGTTATGGCGTTGAACAACCTGGCGGAAAACCAACAGACTCATTGGTTGATTCGTATAAATCAATGATCGTCGTTAAAACCGGCAGCGACATTAAAACACTAGAAGACTTAAAAGGCAAAACGATTGCTACTCAAGATGTTACTTCTTCAGCAGGGTATGTATGGCCGGCTGCTGAAATGAAAAAAGCAGGTGTCGATATTGAAAATAGTGACATCACAACTGTACAAGTAAAAGGACATGACCAAGCGATCCTTTCCGTTTTAAATGGCGATGTAGATGCAGCGTTCGTTTTTGAAGATGCTCGTAACAATGTAGTAAAAGATGTTCCAGATATTTTTGAAAAAGTTGAACCAATGTACATTACTGAACCTATTCCAAATGACACAATTACTGCTCGTGCTGATATGAGTGAAGAATGGAATAAAAAAATCCAAGACGCTTTTATTGCAATTGGAAAATCAGAAAAAGGCAAACAAATCATTTCTGACGTCTATTCTCACGAAGGCTATGTCGTATCCGATGACAAAAACTTTGATATCGTAAGAGAATATGCTGAAGAAGTTGGACAATAA
- the phnC gene encoding phosphonate ABC transporter ATP-binding protein — MTPIVDKNASIISFQNVSKVYPNGVQGLKDLNIDIKQGEFVIVVGLSGAGKSTMLRAINRLHEITSGDIQIDGKSITQAKGKELRLIRRDIGMIFQSFNLVKRSTVLRNVLSGRVAYHSTFKTMLGMFPKEDKQLAYEALQRVNLAEKVYTRADELSGGQQQRVSIARALSQEPKIILADEPVASLDPVTTEKVMDDLLRINQELGITIVVNLHSVELARQYGTRIIGLRDGEVVFDGPVAKATDETLRGIYGEKILEEPKPEEVTA, encoded by the coding sequence ATGACACCCATTGTCGATAAAAATGCATCGATTATTTCTTTTCAGAATGTAAGTAAAGTATACCCAAATGGGGTTCAAGGATTAAAAGACTTAAATATTGACATCAAGCAGGGGGAATTTGTCATTGTCGTTGGTTTATCCGGTGCGGGTAAGAGTACCATGTTACGAGCTATTAACCGACTACATGAGATTACATCTGGTGATATTCAAATTGATGGAAAATCGATTACTCAGGCAAAGGGTAAAGAATTGCGTTTGATTCGCCGTGATATCGGAATGATTTTCCAAAGTTTCAACTTAGTGAAGCGCTCGACCGTTTTACGAAATGTCTTATCAGGCCGTGTTGCTTATCATTCTACTTTCAAAACAATGTTGGGCATGTTTCCAAAAGAAGACAAACAACTTGCTTATGAAGCTTTGCAACGGGTCAATTTGGCAGAAAAAGTTTATACGCGTGCGGATGAATTATCCGGAGGACAACAACAACGGGTTTCCATTGCACGAGCATTAAGCCAAGAACCGAAAATTATCTTAGCCGACGAGCCGGTTGCTTCTTTAGACCCGGTGACAACGGAAAAAGTAATGGATGATTTATTGCGGATCAACCAAGAACTAGGAATAACGATTGTAGTGAATTTACATTCTGTTGAGTTGGCGCGCCAATACGGTACACGAATTATTGGGTTACGGGACGGAGAAGTTGTTTTTGATGGACCAGTAGCAAAAGCCACTGATGAAACATTGCGCGGTATTTATGGAGAAAAAATCCTAGAAGAACCTAAACCCGAGGAGGTTACTGCATGA
- the phnE gene encoding phosphonate ABC transporter, permease protein PhnE, with the protein MNTHSSDLPKGKSKVKSLLWAILFVLIFLYSANLSEVKMGRLFANMGQMTVILKQMALPDWSYISIVIQPLLETIQMAIIGTTFGALVALPFSLLAARNIVKNPIVNSVLRFILNIVRTVPDLMLAAVFVAIVGIGPVAGVITLSVFSFGMISKLFYEAIETIDEGPVEALTASGANKMQIIRYAIFPQVSSHFFSYFLYCFEINVRASTVLGYIGAGGIGIYLQRSLSQFRYDRTAVIVIVIFLVVLVIDAISNKLRERLL; encoded by the coding sequence ATGAACACCCATTCTTCAGACCTACCCAAAGGCAAAAGCAAAGTAAAATCACTTCTTTGGGCGATTCTATTTGTTCTTATTTTTCTTTATAGTGCCAATCTTTCTGAAGTAAAGATGGGGCGTTTATTTGCCAATATGGGCCAAATGACAGTTATTTTAAAGCAAATGGCGTTACCAGATTGGAGTTACATAAGTATTGTCATTCAACCTTTGCTGGAAACAATCCAAATGGCTATTATCGGAACAACCTTTGGAGCCTTGGTCGCTTTGCCGTTTTCCTTGTTAGCTGCGCGTAATATTGTTAAAAATCCAATAGTGAATAGCGTCTTACGCTTTATTTTAAATATTGTCCGGACTGTTCCGGATCTAATGTTGGCTGCTGTATTTGTGGCCATCGTAGGAATTGGACCAGTTGCCGGTGTCATTACCTTATCCGTCTTTTCTTTCGGAATGATTTCAAAATTATTTTATGAAGCGATTGAAACGATTGACGAAGGACCGGTTGAAGCATTGACAGCTTCTGGTGCAAATAAAATGCAAATTATTCGTTACGCTATTTTCCCGCAAGTCAGTAGTCACTTTTTCAGTTATTTCTTGTATTGTTTTGAAATCAATGTCCGTGCTTCCACTGTTTTAGGTTATATTGGAGCTGGAGGAATCGGTATTTATTTACAACGATCATTGAGCCAATTCAGATACGACAGAACAGCTGTCATTGTGATCGTGATTTTTTTGGTGGTATTGGTCATTGATGCCATCAGTAACAAACTAAGGGAGAGATTACTATAA
- the phnE gene encoding phosphonate ABC transporter, permease protein PhnE, giving the protein MMLPTQPKKNRYKTILIVVILAAIYIWAFAGIPFSGVKDTAGSVSKAIFSGLIHPDWGYVYTGDGEDLISLLIETIAIAFLGTFISAILSLPFAFWAARNKKSKRFVSTTGKFVLTAIRTFPEIVLAIMFIKTVGPGSFAGVLAVSIHSIGMLAKLYSEAIENMDQGPSESIISAGGNKTNVLFFATLPQLVPEFISYTLYRFELAVRSASILGIVGAGGIGTPMIFAIDARSWDRVGIILIGIIVMVTLIDFLSGTLRKKLV; this is encoded by the coding sequence ATAATGCTACCGACTCAACCAAAGAAAAATAGGTATAAAACGATTCTGATCGTGGTTATTCTTGCAGCTATTTATATCTGGGCATTTGCAGGAATACCATTCAGCGGTGTTAAAGATACTGCAGGCAGCGTATCAAAAGCCATCTTTAGCGGTTTGATTCATCCCGACTGGGGCTACGTGTACACAGGTGATGGTGAAGATTTAATCAGTTTATTGATTGAAACCATTGCGATTGCTTTTCTAGGAACTTTTATTTCAGCCATTTTAAGTTTGCCTTTTGCATTTTGGGCAGCGCGCAATAAGAAGAGTAAACGTTTTGTTTCAACGACTGGCAAATTTGTCTTAACCGCTATTCGGACATTTCCCGAAATTGTTTTGGCAATCATGTTTATCAAAACAGTTGGTCCCGGTTCTTTTGCAGGGGTATTGGCGGTTAGTATTCACTCAATCGGTATGCTGGCTAAATTGTACAGCGAAGCGATTGAGAATATGGATCAAGGGCCTTCTGAATCGATCATTAGTGCTGGTGGAAATAAAACCAATGTCTTATTTTTTGCTACTTTGCCGCAACTGGTTCCTGAATTTATTTCCTATACGCTTTATCGGTTTGAATTGGCTGTCCGTTCAGCCTCTATCTTAGGGATTGTAGGAGCCGGCGGGATCGGTACTCCGATGATCTTTGCCATCGATGCACGTTCATGGGACCGTGTTGGAATTATTCTGATTGGAATCATCGTGATGGTTACGTTGATCGATTTCCTTTCTGGAACATTAAGAAAAAAACTAGTTTAA